DNA from Sphingomonas astaxanthinifaciens DSM 22298:
GCTCGACGTCGGCATCATCGAAAGCGCCGACGCGGCCCGCCTGTCGTCGCGCGAGCAGCTCAACCTCATCTTCGAGGCCGGCCTGTCGACCGCACGCGAGGTGACCAGCATCTCGGGCCGCGGGGTCGGCATGGACGTCGTCCGCTCCAACGTCGAGCGGATCGGCGGTCTGGTCGAAGTCGAAAGCAAGGTCGGGCAGGGGACCCGCATCACCGTCCGGGTGCCGCTGACCCTCACCATCATTCCCGCGCTCACCGTCTCGATCGGCAACCAGCATTTCGCCATTCCCCGGGTCGCGATCGAGGAGATCGTGCGAGCGGGCGGCGAGGCGGTCGAACTGTCCCATGTCGGCGGCGCGGGCATCGTCACCATCCGCGGCCGCCGGGTCCCCGAGATCGTGCTCGCAGACGTGCTCGGCCTCGACAGCCCGCTCACCGAGGAGGAGCGCACCTTGATCGTCCTCAAGCCCGCCGGCGGCGACGTCTATGCGCTGGCGGTCGACCGGGTCCACGACCATGAGGAACTGGTGGTCAAGCCCGCCGCGCCCGCGGTGATGGCGACCGGCCTCTATGCCGGGACCACGCTTGCCGACGACGGCTCGCCCATCCTGCTGTTCGACCCCGCCGGGCTCGCCCGCGTCGGCGGCGTCAAGATCGAGACCCAGGAACGCAGCGTCCGCCTGCTCGACGAGGCCGCGCCCGCCAAGGCCGAGGAAGCGACCCCCGTGCTCCTGTTCCGTGACCGGCTCGGCAACCGCCGCGCGATCCGCCTGGGGATCGTCGACCGGATCGAGGAAGTCCCGGGCAGCGCGATTTCCATGGCCGCGGGCCGGATCCGCGTGCAGCTCGGCCAGGACATACTGCCGCTGGCCGGGATCGACGTGCCCCCGGAGGCGCACGAGAAGGTCCGCCTGTTCCGCCTCAGCGACGGCGACGTCCAGCTCGGCCTCGCCTTCCGCGAGGTGATCGACCTCGACGCCATCGCCGAGAATGTCATTCCCGCCGACGTGCCGGGTCCGGTCGAGGGGGTGACCCTCGTCGCCGGCGAGCCCGCCGAACTGGTCGACGCCCACTGGCTGTTCGCGACCGAAGGGCAGGGGGCGGCCGCGCTCGACACCCCGCCGGTGTGCCGCCTCGACCTCGCCGACCCGTGGGTCCGCAACATGCTCCGACCGATCGTCGAGGCCGCGGGCTATCGCGTGGTGCCGAGCGACAGCGAGGTCGCCGCCGACCTCGCCATTGCCTGGGCCGGGACCGAGGGGGCCGCCGCGAAGCGGACGCTCTGGCTCAGCCCCGAGCCCGACGCGCCGGCCAACGAAAATCACATCTACCGCTACGACCGCGCTGGCCTGCTGGTCGCGCTGCGCGATGCCGCCGCCAGGGGAGCAAAGGCATGAACGAACTCCTGCTCGTGGTCCGGATCGCCGGCCAGCGCGTCGCCATGCCCGCCGCGCGGATCGAGAGCGTGGTCGAGCTCGACACCCTCATTCCAGTGCCCCGCGCGGCCGAGCATGTCGCGGGCCTCTCGGCGCTGCGCAGCCGGGTGCTGACGGTGATCTGCTGCCGCCGTTCGCTCGGGCTCGACATGCCCGACGTGCTCGACGGCATCCTCGAAGCCGCGGTGACCGAGCTCGACGGCCATCATTATGCGTTGATCGTCGACGGGGTCGAGGACGTGATCGAGGCCCAGAGCGATCCCGCGCCGGTCCGCGCGGCCATGGGCGAGGGCTGGGAGCGGGTCTCGACCGGCATGGTCGAGACCGAGGAAGGCGCGCTGCTGCTGGTCGACGTCGGCGCGCTGGTCGCCGGCCCCGATGCCGCCCGGCAGGCGGCCTGACCAAAATCTTAACCCTCGCAGGCTAGACCTCCTTTCAACGAACCAACTGCTTCTCGGAACGGTGCTCCACTTATGAAGACCTGCCTCATCGTCGACGACTCCAAGGTCATCCGGAAGGTCGCGCGCCACAT
Protein-coding regions in this window:
- a CDS encoding chemotaxis protein CheW, with amino-acid sequence MNELLLVVRIAGQRVAMPAARIESVVELDTLIPVPRAAEHVAGLSALRSRVLTVICCRRSLGLDMPDVLDGILEAAVTELDGHHYALIVDGVEDVIEAQSDPAPVRAAMGEGWERVSTGMVETEEGALLLVDVGALVAGPDAARQAA
- a CDS encoding chemotaxis protein CheA, with amino-acid sequence MDDLIADFVSECRDMLESLGGEIVAWEAQPQDRARLDSIFRFVHTVKGNCGFFDFPRLEALSHAAEDALADVRAGRRQPDPALVSAVLAVIDRIGEMVEVIAAGQPLPDGSDEDLIEALKPGAEQPAQPAQPAPAANPVANAFASGAAPRTIRLSVDLLDRMMSGVSDLVLARNELARRLRDGNADVAVAGAFERMSGIIAEMRDAITRTRMQRIESLFVGLPRMVRDLSAELGRQVLVDIDGGDVELDREMIEMIRDPLTHIVRNAVDHGIEPPAERLKAGKREIGLLSVSARQSGNQILIDIVDDGRGIDGKKLVAKALDVGIIESADAARLSSREQLNLIFEAGLSTAREVTSISGRGVGMDVVRSNVERIGGLVEVESKVGQGTRITVRVPLTLTIIPALTVSIGNQHFAIPRVAIEEIVRAGGEAVELSHVGGAGIVTIRGRRVPEIVLADVLGLDSPLTEEERTLIVLKPAGGDVYALAVDRVHDHEELVVKPAAPAVMATGLYAGTTLADDGSPILLFDPAGLARVGGVKIETQERSVRLLDEAAPAKAEEATPVLLFRDRLGNRRAIRLGIVDRIEEVPGSAISMAAGRIRVQLGQDILPLAGIDVPPEAHEKVRLFRLSDGDVQLGLAFREVIDLDAIAENVIPADVPGPVEGVTLVAGEPAELVDAHWLFATEGQGAAALDTPPVCRLDLADPWVRNMLRPIVEAAGYRVVPSDSEVAADLAIAWAGTEGAAAKRTLWLSPEPDAPANENHIYRYDRAGLLVALRDAAARGAKA